A window from Microcoleus sp. FACHB-831 encodes these proteins:
- a CDS encoding Crp/Fnr family transcriptional regulator: protein MLTQELTQLIAILRSLINLPEDEAIKVTNLFKIYTLEQGDFFVCAGDVPKTIGFVISGILRLYYVDRDGNEYTKSFCAENSFVAAYSALLLQQPSRLFIQALEDTKLLIADYSAYRVLSENHVCWQALNCKIAEILFIKKEKRESALLLDNAKIRYLSFQEEYPGLETRIRQHHIASYLGITPVSLSRIRGQLKSH, encoded by the coding sequence ATGCTGACCCAAGAACTGACTCAACTGATCGCGATACTACGCTCGCTCATCAACCTACCCGAAGACGAAGCTATCAAAGTTACAAACCTATTTAAAATTTATACCCTGGAACAAGGTGATTTTTTTGTTTGTGCAGGCGATGTGCCAAAAACAATCGGGTTTGTGATCTCCGGCATCCTGCGCTTATATTATGTCGATCGCGACGGCAACGAATATACGAAATCATTTTGTGCTGAGAATAGCTTCGTTGCCGCCTATAGCGCGTTGCTATTGCAACAGCCTTCACGACTTTTTATTCAGGCATTGGAGGATACAAAGCTACTCATTGCCGATTATTCTGCTTATCGAGTACTTTCAGAAAACCATGTCTGCTGGCAAGCGCTGAATTGCAAAATTGCTGAAATCTTATTTATCAAGAAGGAGAAGCGGGAAAGTGCTTTGCTATTGGATAATGCCAAAATTCGCTATTTGAGTTTTCAGGAAGAGTACCCTGGCTTGGAAACCCGCATCAGACAACATCATATTGCTTCCTACCTCGGCATCACTCCTGTCAGCTTGAGCCGAATTCGTGGCCAATTGAAATCGCATTAA
- a CDS encoding SDR family oxidoreductase has protein sequence MKTAHNTVLITGGTSGIGFALARRFLHEGNAVIVTGTNAQKAEAVKSLLPAITVELADRRDRVALEKLVYNYPDVNILINNAGVQYNYEFADPAIAVEQIETELDINLLSLLYLTKLFLPQLLSRPTAAIINVSSGLGIVPKQNAPVYCASKAALHSFTKTLRWQLEATSVRVFEIIPPLVDTAMTQGRGRGKIKLEALVEEFWRDFSQDRFEMRIGKTKLLFALQRLMPTLAERIMRPGI, from the coding sequence ATGAAGACGGCTCATAATACTGTTTTGATTACCGGGGGCACATCAGGCATTGGATTTGCTCTCGCTCGGCGGTTTCTCCATGAAGGGAATGCCGTGATTGTGACAGGCACAAATGCCCAAAAAGCTGAAGCTGTGAAAAGCCTATTGCCAGCGATTACCGTTGAGCTTGCAGATAGGCGCGATCGTGTTGCCCTCGAAAAGTTGGTTTACAACTATCCTGATGTCAACATTCTCATCAATAATGCAGGCGTTCAGTATAACTATGAATTTGCCGATCCTGCAATCGCAGTTGAGCAGATTGAAACTGAACTAGACATTAACTTGCTCAGCCTTCTGTATTTGACCAAACTTTTTCTCCCACAACTTTTGAGTCGCCCCACTGCTGCAATTATTAACGTTTCGTCAGGGCTGGGCATTGTGCCCAAGCAAAACGCCCCAGTCTATTGCGCCAGCAAAGCCGCACTGCATAGTTTCACCAAAACCTTGCGATGGCAGCTTGAAGCAACCTCTGTTCGAGTCTTTGAGATTATTCCGCCACTTGTGGATACTGCCATGACACAAGGACGGGGACGCGGCAAGATTAAACTAGAGGCATTAGTTGAAGAATTTTGGCGTGATTTTAGTCAAGATAGATTTGAAATGCGGATTGGTAAAACAAAATTACTGTTTGCCCTTCAGCGTCTCATGCCAACACTTGCAGAACGCATTATGCGCCCTGGGATTTAA
- a CDS encoding amidase family protein translates to MVSIFPSAAQAFSFTLQEATIPEINRAFDADKLTSEQLVQLYLNRIEAYDINGSGLNSFIKINPNALATAAALDIERDLSGPRSPLHGIPVLLKDNIDTFDLPTTAGSVALEGSIAPDDAFLTQQLRNAGAIILIISDCLMALD, encoded by the coding sequence ATGGTGAGCATTTTTCCATCTGCCGCCCAGGCATTTTCTTTCACCCTTCAGGAGGCAACGATTCCTGAAATTAACCGAGCGTTTGATGCCGACAAGTTAACTTCTGAACAATTGGTGCAGCTTTACCTAAACCGTATTGAAGCTTATGACATCAATGGTTCCGGACTAAACTCATTCATTAAAATTAATCCGAATGCCTTAGCAACCGCCGCCGCCCTGGATATTGAGCGAGATTTATCTGGGCCGCGCAGTCCATTACATGGTATCCCAGTGTTGTTGAAGGACAATATTGATACTTTTGATTTGCCGACAACGGCAGGCTCAGTTGCTCTGGAAGGATCAATTGCTCCGGACGATGCCTTTTTGACTCAACAACTCCGAAATGCGGGCGCAATCATTTTAATAATCTCTGATTGCCTGATGGCGTTGGATTAA
- a CDS encoding cupin domain-containing protein, whose amino-acid sequence MPQLISQPIRIEAAGNKPKLIDEYIGHITTQTEAASIAHMRSPSGWLEPGQRLDEDEFTVVLKGTLHVEFEGGQMDVQAFQAIITQKGEWVRYSTPSPEGAEYIAVCLPAFSPDTVHRDL is encoded by the coding sequence ATGCCGCAACTCATCTCTCAACCTATACGCATTGAAGCAGCAGGTAATAAACCCAAACTGATTGACGAGTATATCGGTCACATAACGACTCAAACTGAGGCTGCAAGCATCGCACATATGCGTTCTCCTAGTGGCTGGCTTGAACCTGGACAACGCCTTGATGAAGATGAATTTACTGTTGTTCTTAAGGGAACGCTACACGTTGAATTTGAAGGCGGTCAAATGGACGTTCAGGCATTCCAGGCAATTATTACCCAAAAGGGCGAATGGGTTCGCTACAGCACACCCTCTCCTGAAGGTGCTGAGTACATTGCTGTTTGTTTACCAGCCTTTTCGCCCGATACCGTGCATCGAGACTTATAA
- a CDS encoding class I SAM-dependent methyltransferase gives MNIFSELHCDIPREAPGDNASTAKALSLVPQLPENPQILDIGCGPGMQTLALAKITGGYITAIDNHQPFLDELKRRAEQEYLSSHIITQNCSMFSLEFEQESFDLIWSEGAIYIMGFRDGLQSWRRFLKLGGALAVTELSWLVTNPPEEPLNFWRNAYPPMKNIEENITIFQESGYTYINSFTLPESSWWDDYYIPLERRLADLRKKYQGDEDANTILDEQQIEIELYRHYSHCYGYVFYIMQK, from the coding sequence ATGAATATTTTCTCTGAACTCCATTGCGATATCCCACGAGAAGCACCGGGAGATAACGCATCAACAGCAAAAGCCTTGTCTTTAGTTCCACAATTGCCTGAAAATCCCCAAATTTTGGACATTGGTTGCGGTCCTGGGATGCAAACACTAGCGCTTGCCAAAATAACAGGAGGATACATTACTGCTATAGACAACCATCAACCATTTCTTGATGAGTTAAAGCGGCGGGCAGAGCAGGAATACTTATCAAGCCATATCATCACGCAAAACTGCTCCATGTTTTCTCTGGAGTTTGAACAGGAGAGTTTCGATCTAATTTGGTCTGAAGGAGCTATTTATATTATGGGCTTTCGGGACGGCTTACAGTCCTGGCGTCGTTTCTTAAAACTTGGGGGTGCGCTTGCTGTCACAGAACTGTCGTGGTTGGTCACAAATCCTCCTGAAGAACCTTTGAATTTCTGGAGAAATGCGTATCCTCCTATGAAGAACATTGAGGAAAATATCACTATCTTTCAGGAGTCAGGATACACCTATATCAACAGTTTTACGCTTCCCGAATCGTCATGGTGGGATGATTACTACATTCCTTTAGAGCGTAGGCTTGCTGATTTACGAAAGAAATATCAGGGCGATGAAGATGCTAATACCATCTTAGATGAGCAACAAATAGAAATAGAGCTTTATAGACACTATTCTCATTGTTATGGATATGTTTTTTATATAATGCAGAAATAA